The following are encoded in a window of Amycolatopsis solani genomic DNA:
- a CDS encoding sensor histidine kinase, producing the protein MKRFLAKWYGAWQRTRLGTRITLGLGALALAVFAVVGVTMVGIMHGYLDRRLDDQLTKSQNTQLPQLRETHGSPQSVYSWYSALYKVRDGVATPEPGGKLPGDAKQLAKIAADAVHGDVTRNIYLHDDGPYRVRACPVDNGSVLLSAAPQKDLDGTVQQLIWVEVAAFSLALGVLVVVGRLVLRRGLRPLADMAGTAHDIASHDLTANPDLPVRASGSGGGAEVDELRTAFNVMLAHIDTSLAAKTEANERLRRFVADASHELRTPLTSIRGYADLFRYAAANEPAEREAHLAKIREETARMTVLIDDLLLLARLDARAAETPLRPERVDLAELAGDAADAFAAGRPGHPLTSSLAPAFVAADPVRLRQVLDNLLANAAVHTPPGTAVHLSVAVSDGAAVAEVTDAGPGIAFADQERIFDRFFRVDDSRTRGNGGTGLGLSVVQSLVTAHGGTVSVASSPGRTTFTVRLPLAGRE; encoded by the coding sequence GTGAAGCGCTTCCTCGCGAAGTGGTACGGGGCCTGGCAGCGCACCCGGCTGGGCACCCGGATCACGCTCGGGCTCGGCGCGCTCGCGCTGGCCGTGTTCGCGGTCGTCGGCGTCACGATGGTCGGGATCATGCACGGCTACCTCGACCGGCGGCTCGACGACCAGCTGACCAAGAGCCAGAACACCCAGCTGCCGCAGCTGCGCGAGACGCACGGTTCGCCGCAGTCGGTGTACTCCTGGTATTCCGCGCTGTACAAGGTGCGCGACGGTGTCGCGACGCCCGAGCCGGGCGGCAAGCTCCCGGGCGACGCCAAGCAGCTGGCGAAGATCGCCGCCGACGCGGTGCACGGCGACGTCACGCGCAACATCTACCTGCACGACGACGGGCCGTACCGGGTCCGCGCCTGTCCGGTCGACAACGGCTCGGTGCTGCTCTCGGCCGCGCCCCAGAAGGATCTCGACGGGACGGTCCAGCAGCTGATCTGGGTCGAGGTCGCCGCCTTTTCGCTCGCCCTCGGCGTCCTGGTCGTCGTGGGGCGGCTGGTCCTGCGCCGCGGCCTGCGCCCGCTGGCCGACATGGCGGGCACCGCGCACGACATCGCGTCCCACGACCTCACCGCGAACCCCGACCTGCCTGTGCGGGCCTCCGGCAGCGGCGGCGGCGCCGAAGTCGACGAGCTGCGGACGGCGTTCAACGTGATGCTCGCGCACATCGACACGTCGCTGGCGGCGAAGACCGAGGCGAACGAGCGCCTGCGCCGGTTCGTCGCGGACGCGTCCCACGAGCTGCGCACGCCGCTGACGTCCATCCGCGGTTACGCCGACCTCTTCCGCTACGCGGCGGCGAACGAGCCGGCGGAACGGGAGGCCCACCTGGCGAAGATCCGCGAGGAGACCGCGCGGATGACGGTGCTCATCGACGACCTCCTGCTGCTGGCCCGCCTCGACGCGCGAGCCGCCGAGACGCCGTTGCGGCCCGAGCGCGTCGACCTGGCCGAGCTGGCGGGCGACGCGGCGGATGCGTTCGCCGCCGGGCGGCCCGGACACCCGCTGACGTCGTCGCTGGCGCCGGCGTTCGTGGCCGCGGATCCGGTGCGGCTGCGGCAGGTGCTCGACAACCTGCTGGCCAACGCCGCCGTGCACACCCCGCCGGGTACCGCGGTGCACCTGTCGGTGGCGGTTTCGGATGGTGCCGCCGTCGCCGAGGTCACCGACGCCGGGCCCGGGATCGCTTTCGCGGATCAGGAGCGGATCTTCGACCGGTTCTTCCGCGTCGACGACTCCCGCACCCGCGGCAACGGCGGCACCGGGCTGGGGCTGTCGGTGGTCCAGTCCCTGGTGACGGCCCACGGCGGCACGGTCTCGGTGGCGTCATCCCCGGGCCGGACCACGTTCACCGTGCGGCTCCCGCTGGCGGGTCGTGAGTGA
- a CDS encoding response regulator transcription factor — translation MQSSETVRLLVVDDEPHIADLVATVARYEGWQAVTAGSGKAALTEAAAFDPDIVVLDLMLPDLDGFTVLDRLREHGNAVPVVFLTAKDATSDRIAGLTRGGDDYLVKPFSVEELMARLRAVLRRSHGGVQAAARGAVLRVGDLTLDEDTREVRRGERAAELTPTEYELLRYLMRRSPSVLTKAQILDHVWEYDFGGRSNVVELVISHLRRKVDAGGGEPLIHTVRGVGYVVRQANR, via the coding sequence GTGCAGAGCTCCGAGACCGTGCGCCTGCTCGTCGTCGACGACGAGCCGCACATCGCCGACCTCGTCGCCACCGTCGCCCGGTACGAGGGCTGGCAGGCGGTCACGGCCGGCTCCGGCAAGGCCGCGCTGACCGAGGCGGCCGCGTTCGACCCGGACATCGTCGTGCTCGACCTGATGCTGCCCGACCTCGACGGCTTCACCGTGCTGGACCGCCTGCGCGAGCACGGCAACGCGGTGCCCGTGGTGTTCCTCACGGCCAAGGACGCGACGTCCGACCGGATCGCCGGGCTCACCCGCGGGGGTGACGACTACCTGGTGAAACCGTTTTCCGTCGAGGAGCTGATGGCGCGGCTGCGCGCGGTGCTGCGCCGTAGCCACGGCGGAGTCCAGGCCGCGGCGCGCGGCGCCGTGCTGCGGGTCGGGGACCTCACGCTGGACGAGGACACCCGCGAGGTCCGCCGCGGCGAGCGCGCGGCCGAGCTGACCCCGACCGAGTACGAACTGCTGCGCTACCTCATGCGCCGGTCGCCGTCGGTGCTCACCAAGGCGCAGATCCTCGACCACGTCTGGGAATACGACTTCGGCGGCCGGTCCAATGTGGTCGAACTGGTCATCTCGCACCTGCGGCGCAAGGTCGACGCGGGCGGCGGCGAACCGCTGATCCACACCGTGCGCGGCGTCGGGTACGTCGTGCGCCAGGCCAACCGGTGA
- a CDS encoding ferredoxin reductase family protein: protein MTQTAEAARPAIRPRIAAKSGLFTFLGANVAAVTALFAQAGLSQNVLISIGRLAGMYGALAMAFQLLLVARLPWLDRRIGMDRLTTWHRWTGFTILWTLLAHLVFIAFGYAEVTSKGVVDELVEMANTLEGILRALVAFAVILIVGAASAKFARKRLAYETWHFIHLYTYAAIVLAFTHQIALGTSFASAPTAKAYWWTMWLGAGAAVLAGRVVLPLWRNVRHQLRVTAVVSEAPDVVSVYMTGKHLDKMPARAGQFFLWRFLTKDRWWQANPFSLSAAPDGRTLRLTAKALGDASASLRNLRVGTRVFAEGPYGAFTTIHQRRPNALLVAGGVGITPIRALLEDIDGHVVVLYRVRSQADAVLLPELNGLAKARGADISVLTGPDQAVGPRGAMLGPANLHMMVPDVHDRDVFVCGPPGMTSAVLRSLRELKVPKTQVHAERFSLAA, encoded by the coding sequence ATGACGCAGACCGCCGAGGCCGCGCGCCCGGCGATCCGCCCCCGGATCGCCGCGAAATCCGGCCTCTTCACCTTCCTGGGCGCCAACGTGGCGGCCGTCACCGCGCTGTTCGCGCAGGCCGGCCTGTCGCAGAACGTGCTGATCAGCATCGGGCGGCTGGCCGGCATGTACGGCGCGCTCGCCATGGCGTTCCAGCTGCTGCTCGTGGCCCGGCTGCCGTGGCTGGACCGGCGGATCGGGATGGACCGGCTCACCACCTGGCACCGCTGGACCGGCTTCACGATCCTGTGGACCCTGCTCGCGCACCTGGTGTTCATCGCCTTCGGCTACGCGGAGGTGACGAGCAAGGGCGTCGTCGACGAGCTGGTCGAGATGGCGAACACCCTCGAAGGCATCCTGCGCGCGCTGGTCGCGTTCGCGGTGATCCTGATCGTGGGCGCCGCTTCGGCGAAGTTCGCGCGCAAGCGGCTGGCCTACGAGACGTGGCACTTCATCCACCTCTACACCTACGCCGCCATCGTGCTGGCGTTCACCCACCAGATCGCGCTCGGGACGTCGTTCGCGAGCGCGCCGACGGCGAAGGCGTACTGGTGGACGATGTGGCTGGGCGCCGGTGCGGCCGTGCTCGCCGGCCGCGTCGTGCTCCCGCTGTGGCGCAACGTGCGTCACCAGCTGCGCGTCACCGCGGTCGTTTCCGAGGCCCCGGACGTCGTTTCCGTGTACATGACCGGCAAGCACCTCGACAAGATGCCGGCGCGGGCGGGCCAGTTCTTCCTGTGGCGGTTCCTCACGAAGGACCGCTGGTGGCAGGCCAACCCGTTCTCGCTGTCCGCCGCGCCCGACGGCCGCACGCTGCGGCTGACCGCGAAGGCGCTCGGCGACGCCAGCGCGTCGCTGCGGAACCTGCGGGTCGGGACGCGCGTGTTCGCCGAAGGCCCGTACGGCGCCTTCACGACCATCCACCAGCGACGGCCGAACGCGCTGCTCGTGGCGGGCGGGGTCGGCATCACGCCGATCCGCGCGCTGCTGGAGGACATCGACGGGCACGTCGTCGTGCTGTACCGGGTGCGCTCGCAGGCCGACGCGGTGCTCCTGCCGGAGCTGAACGGGCTGGCCAAGGCCCGCGGCGCCGACATCAGCGTCCTCACCGGACCGGACCAGGCGGTCGGCCCGCGCGGGGCGATGCTCGGACCGGCGAACCTGCACATGATGGTGCCGGACGTGCACGACCGGGACGTGTTCGTCTGCGGCCCGCCGGGGATGACGTCGGCCGTGCTGCGCAGCCTGCGCGAGCTGAAGGTGCCGAAGACCCAGGTCCACGCCGAACGCTTCAGCCTCGCGGCCTAG
- a CDS encoding FMN-binding protein: protein MKKTIFVVALSIAGFIAVWRFEPGPVHNTAAVAQAPPSAGATATPAAPSTAPSTSDSPDATVTTQGSAESSKYGVVQVQVTFTGSRLTAITLLQAPNEGRALTALPRLQEEAMQAQSADIDTITGATETSESYKTSLQAAIDARGNR, encoded by the coding sequence GTGAAGAAGACCATTTTCGTCGTCGCGCTCTCGATCGCCGGGTTCATCGCGGTCTGGCGGTTCGAGCCGGGGCCGGTGCACAACACCGCCGCCGTCGCGCAGGCGCCGCCCAGCGCCGGCGCGACGGCCACCCCGGCGGCGCCGTCGACCGCACCCTCCACTTCGGACAGTCCGGACGCGACGGTGACCACGCAGGGTTCGGCGGAGTCCAGCAAGTACGGCGTCGTGCAGGTCCAGGTGACCTTCACCGGTTCGCGGCTCACCGCGATCACCCTGCTGCAGGCGCCGAACGAAGGCCGCGCGCTCACCGCGTTGCCGCGGCTGCAGGAAGAAGCGATGCAGGCGCAGAGCGCGGACATCGACACGATCACCGGCGCGACCGAGACCAGCGAGTCGTACAAGACGTCGCTGCAGGCCGCGATCGACGCGCGGGGGAACCGATGA
- a CDS encoding FAD:protein FMN transferase gives MSTRVEQIMGLPISLDLRDDDDFTEVVDDVFAWFHDVDARFSPFREDSEVSRYDRGELAAAGLSDDLLEVLELCAYYEQLSGGAFRARLPGRGLDPCAVVKGWAVQRAADMLKAEGATTFCLNAGGDVVTAGEPEPGRPWRVGVRHPEQPLAVCAVLESRNGAIATSAAYERGSHILDGRSGTPATGLMSVTVVAGDLVTADALATAAFAMGEEGITWAADRPDCEILIVDDSRRVHRTAGLALAS, from the coding sequence ATGAGCACCCGCGTCGAGCAGATCATGGGCCTGCCGATCTCCCTCGACCTGCGAGACGATGACGACTTCACCGAGGTCGTCGACGACGTCTTCGCCTGGTTCCACGACGTCGACGCGCGGTTCAGCCCGTTCAGGGAGGACAGCGAGGTCAGCCGGTACGACCGCGGCGAACTCGCGGCCGCCGGCCTGAGCGACGACCTCCTGGAGGTGCTGGAGCTCTGCGCGTACTACGAGCAGCTCTCCGGCGGCGCATTCCGGGCGCGGCTGCCCGGGCGCGGCCTCGACCCGTGCGCGGTGGTGAAGGGCTGGGCGGTGCAGCGCGCCGCCGACATGCTGAAGGCCGAGGGCGCGACGACGTTCTGCCTCAACGCGGGCGGCGACGTCGTCACCGCGGGCGAGCCGGAGCCCGGCCGCCCGTGGCGGGTCGGCGTCCGCCACCCCGAGCAGCCGCTGGCGGTGTGCGCGGTGCTGGAGTCGCGCAACGGCGCGATCGCGACGTCGGCGGCGTACGAGCGCGGCTCGCACATCCTCGACGGCCGCTCCGGCACCCCCGCGACGGGACTGATGAGCGTCACGGTCGTGGCCGGGGACCTGGTCACGGCGGACGCGCTCGCCACGGCGGCGTTCGCGATGGGCGAGGAGGGCATCACGTGGGCGGCCGACCGGCCGGACTGCGAGATCCTCATCGTCGACGACAGCCGCCGCGTGCACCGGACGGCGGGGCTGGCGCTGGCTTCCTGA
- a CDS encoding VOC family protein: protein MPSSVLHVSVDCADPYQLCQFWSEVTGKPVPEEDQPGDDECGIELEGGIDLLFLRVPEPKTVKNRLHVCLQPDIARDDEVERILGLGATLVNDLRKPDGTGWAVLADPEGNEFCVLRSAAERAATS from the coding sequence ATGCCTTCGTCCGTCCTGCACGTGTCCGTCGACTGCGCCGACCCGTACCAGCTGTGCCAGTTCTGGAGCGAAGTCACCGGGAAGCCGGTCCCCGAGGAGGACCAGCCCGGGGACGACGAATGCGGCATCGAGCTCGAGGGCGGCATCGACCTGCTGTTCCTGCGGGTGCCCGAGCCGAAGACGGTGAAGAACCGGCTCCACGTCTGCCTGCAGCCGGACATCGCCCGCGACGACGAGGTCGAGCGCATCCTCGGCCTGGGCGCGACGCTGGTGAACGACCTCCGCAAGCCCGACGGCACCGGCTGGGCGGTGCTGGCGGACCCCGAAGGCAACGAGTTCTGCGTGCTGCGCAGCGCGGCCGAACGCGCGGCGACGTCGTGA
- a CDS encoding class I SAM-dependent methyltransferase, with the protein MTDSFAVNKANWDERAALHAASPDYNFADFAADPGYLSGVVRFDRPRLGDLTGLRAVHLQCHIGTDTVSLSRLGASMTGLDFSGAALAEARKLAAAAGASIDFHEADVHDAVEVLGAGAFDLVYTGIGALCWLPSAARWAAVVAGLLRPGGRLFIREGHPMLWSLDETTDPAAPRYPYFEHAEPLVFDEPETYVATDRPLTNSVTHSWNHSLGEIITALLDNGLTLTAFTEHDSVPWNAIPGQMTHDEAADEWRMKDTPSRVAASYTLQAVKNG; encoded by the coding sequence GTGACGGACTCGTTCGCCGTCAACAAGGCCAACTGGGACGAACGCGCGGCGCTGCACGCGGCTTCGCCGGACTACAACTTCGCGGACTTCGCCGCGGATCCCGGTTACCTGAGCGGCGTCGTGCGGTTCGACCGGCCACGCCTGGGCGACCTCACCGGGCTGCGCGCGGTGCACCTCCAGTGCCACATCGGCACCGACACGGTGTCGCTTTCGCGGCTGGGCGCTTCGATGACGGGCCTGGACTTCTCGGGCGCGGCACTGGCGGAAGCACGGAAGCTCGCCGCGGCGGCGGGCGCGTCGATCGACTTCCACGAGGCCGACGTCCACGACGCCGTCGAAGTGCTGGGCGCCGGCGCGTTCGACCTCGTCTACACCGGGATCGGGGCGCTGTGCTGGCTGCCTTCGGCCGCGCGCTGGGCGGCGGTGGTCGCGGGCCTGCTGCGCCCGGGCGGGCGGCTGTTCATCCGCGAAGGCCATCCGATGCTGTGGTCGCTCGATGAGACGACCGACCCGGCGGCGCCGCGGTACCCGTACTTCGAGCACGCCGAGCCGCTGGTGTTCGACGAGCCCGAGACCTACGTCGCCACCGACCGGCCGCTGACCAACAGCGTGACCCACTCGTGGAACCACTCGCTCGGCGAGATCATCACCGCGCTGCTGGACAACGGGCTCACGCTGACGGCGTTCACCGAGCACGACAGCGTGCCGTGGAACGCGATCCCCGGCCAGATGACGCACGACGAAGCCGCCGACGAATGGCGGATGAAGGACACGCCGTCGCGGGTCGCGGCGAGCTACACGCTCCAGGCGGTCAAGAACGGCTGA
- a CDS encoding asparaginase, which translates to MPLIAVATLGGTISMAPVPGTGAVPRLGAAELIGALGDLPMDVLAESLAGIGSASLDFATLLRCRDWGLRQEADGFVVVQGTDTLEETAYFLDLCWPSEIPVVVTGAMRHAGLLSPDGPANLRGALTVAAAPRSRGRGALVTLNDDVHAARWVRKGHSNHLDAFTSAPAGPLGMVVEHAVHWFHPSPPRPSVLTGEDFGGLVPVVEAGLDDSGAVLAHVATQPGVRGIVLAATGVGHVSSGTADVVSRLVGSLPVVVASRTGAGPTLRSTYGFHGSESSLIAMGATMAGWLDARKSRILLHALLASGADREGIEREFRLRGDLD; encoded by the coding sequence ATGCCCTTGATCGCGGTCGCCACCCTCGGCGGGACCATCTCGATGGCGCCGGTCCCCGGAACCGGCGCCGTGCCCCGGCTCGGCGCGGCCGAGCTGATCGGCGCGCTCGGCGACCTGCCGATGGACGTCCTCGCGGAAAGCCTCGCGGGGATCGGCAGCGCGTCGCTGGACTTCGCGACGCTGCTGCGGTGCCGCGACTGGGGCCTGCGGCAAGAGGCCGACGGGTTCGTCGTCGTGCAGGGCACCGACACCCTCGAGGAGACCGCGTACTTCCTCGACCTGTGCTGGCCGTCGGAGATCCCGGTGGTCGTCACCGGCGCGATGCGCCACGCGGGCCTGCTCAGCCCGGACGGCCCGGCGAACCTGCGGGGTGCCCTGACGGTGGCGGCCGCTCCCCGCAGCCGCGGCCGGGGCGCGCTGGTGACGCTGAACGACGACGTCCACGCGGCGCGGTGGGTGCGGAAGGGGCATTCGAACCACCTGGACGCGTTCACGTCGGCGCCCGCGGGGCCGCTGGGCATGGTCGTGGAGCACGCGGTGCACTGGTTCCACCCGTCGCCGCCGCGGCCGTCCGTGCTCACCGGCGAGGACTTCGGCGGGCTGGTCCCGGTGGTCGAAGCGGGTCTCGACGACTCGGGCGCGGTGCTGGCCCACGTGGCCACGCAACCCGGCGTCCGCGGGATCGTGCTGGCGGCGACGGGCGTGGGCCACGTGTCTTCGGGCACCGCCGACGTGGTGTCGCGGCTGGTGGGTTCGCTGCCGGTGGTGGTCGCTTCGCGGACCGGCGCGGGCCCGACGCTGCGTTCGACGTACGGCTTCCACGGTTCGGAGTCGAGCCTGATCGCGATGGGCGCGACGATGGCGGGCTGGCTGGACGCGCGCAAGTCCCGGATCCTGCTGCACGCGCTGCTGGCGTCCGGCGCCGACCGGGAAGGGATCGAGCGCGAGTTCCGCCTGCGCGGCGACCTGGACTGA
- a CDS encoding cysteine dioxygenase produces the protein MFAVPDNTLLRPENPALRHPVRVALEVATDRDRWKHLLRYDPEQRFAALVEKDERQEVWLMSWLPGQRTDLHDHAFASGAFTVVSGHLTEAVARRAPGGRAVTELHALAVGQSRVFGPGYVHEVRNDGPDPAVSVHVYRDAGRAMRPYHLDPLGGPVLD, from the coding sequence ATGTTCGCCGTTCCGGACAACACCCTGCTGCGTCCCGAAAACCCCGCGCTGCGCCACCCGGTGCGCGTCGCGCTCGAGGTCGCCACCGATCGCGACCGCTGGAAGCACCTCCTGCGCTACGACCCCGAGCAGCGCTTCGCCGCGCTCGTCGAGAAGGACGAGCGGCAGGAGGTGTGGCTGATGAGCTGGCTGCCCGGCCAGCGCACCGACCTGCACGACCACGCGTTCGCCAGCGGCGCGTTCACCGTGGTCAGCGGGCACCTGACGGAGGCGGTGGCGCGCCGGGCCCCGGGCGGGCGCGCGGTCACCGAGCTGCACGCTCTCGCGGTGGGGCAGTCGCGCGTGTTCGGCCCGGGCTACGTGCACGAGGTGCGCAACGACGGCCCGGACCCGGCGGTGTCGGTCCACGTCTACCGCGACGCGGGCCGCGCGATGCGCCCGTACCACCTCGACCCCCTCGGCGGCCCGGTCCTGGACTGA
- a CDS encoding NAD(P)H-dependent glycerol-3-phosphate dehydrogenase yields the protein MRADVQRVTVLGAGSWGTAFAKVLGDAGRDVTMWARREEVAEDIRERHANSAYLPGVGLPDTVTATSDPAKALEGAEAVVLAVPSQSLRANLTSWRGLLPPDAILVSLAKGVELGTLKRMSEVIGEIVGIDAGDVVVVTGPNLAKEIAAGQPSASVLACADHERAVAIQRACANSYFRPYTNTDVVGCELGGACKNVIALSTGMAAGLGLGTNTMATLITRGLAEMARLGAKLGADPLTFAGLAGVGDLVATCSSPLSRNRTFGERLGRGETLEEAQAAAGGQVAEGVMSCSSIRALAQSLGVDMPITDAMHRVCHEGVDPRRAGAELLGRSQKHEWS from the coding sequence ATGCGCGCCGACGTGCAGCGGGTCACCGTGCTCGGGGCCGGGTCGTGGGGCACCGCCTTCGCCAAGGTCCTCGGGGACGCCGGGCGGGACGTCACGATGTGGGCGCGCCGCGAAGAGGTCGCCGAGGACATCCGCGAGCGGCACGCCAACAGCGCGTACCTGCCCGGGGTCGGCCTGCCGGACACCGTCACCGCGACCAGCGACCCGGCGAAGGCGCTCGAAGGCGCCGAAGCCGTCGTGCTCGCCGTGCCCAGCCAGAGCTTGCGCGCCAACCTGACGTCGTGGCGCGGTTTGCTGCCGCCGGACGCGATCCTCGTCAGCCTCGCGAAGGGTGTCGAGCTCGGCACGCTCAAGCGGATGAGCGAGGTGATCGGGGAGATCGTCGGGATCGACGCCGGTGACGTCGTCGTGGTCACCGGGCCGAACCTGGCCAAGGAGATCGCCGCCGGGCAGCCGTCCGCGTCCGTGCTGGCCTGCGCGGACCACGAGCGCGCGGTCGCGATCCAGCGCGCCTGCGCCAACTCCTACTTCCGGCCCTACACCAACACCGACGTCGTCGGCTGCGAACTCGGCGGCGCCTGCAAGAACGTCATCGCGCTGAGCACCGGCATGGCCGCCGGGCTGGGCCTCGGCACCAACACGATGGCGACGCTCATCACGCGCGGCCTCGCCGAAATGGCGCGGCTCGGCGCGAAGCTGGGCGCCGACCCGCTGACGTTCGCCGGGCTCGCCGGCGTCGGCGACCTGGTCGCGACCTGCTCGTCGCCGCTTTCGCGCAACCGGACGTTCGGCGAGCGCCTCGGCCGCGGCGAGACCCTCGAAGAGGCGCAGGCGGCCGCCGGCGGGCAGGTCGCCGAGGGCGTCATGTCGTGCTCGTCGATCCGGGCGCTCGCGCAGAGCCTCGGTGTCGACATGCCGATCACCGACGCGATGCACCGCGTCTGCCACGAGGGCGTCGACCCGCGGCGGGCGGGCGCCGAGCTGCTCGGGCGCTCGCAGAAGCACGAGTGGTCCTGA
- a CDS encoding lysophospholipid acyltransferase family protein, whose translation MARREKGGFWVGLAAVLFYPVTGIARRVYVGDEKVPREGPALLVLNHISHLDPVVDAVFVHRAKRVPRFLGKESLTRTPIFGKIFVGSGQIPVSRGSAAAGDSLKAAHEALQAGKIVVIYPEGTITKDPAGWPKESFTGAARLAIQNDVPVIPIARWGTSELFNGYTKKFKPFPRKTITHRVGDPLDLSAYREGSVRSASKLREVTKVMMDDVTRLLAEIRHEEPPSEKPGDPV comes from the coding sequence GTGGCCCGGCGTGAAAAGGGTGGCTTCTGGGTGGGGCTCGCCGCCGTACTGTTCTACCCGGTCACCGGGATCGCGCGGCGGGTCTACGTCGGGGACGAGAAGGTGCCGCGGGAGGGGCCCGCGCTGCTCGTGCTGAACCACATCTCGCACCTCGACCCGGTCGTCGACGCCGTTTTCGTGCACCGGGCGAAGCGGGTGCCGCGGTTCCTCGGCAAGGAGAGCCTGACCCGCACGCCGATCTTCGGGAAGATCTTCGTCGGCTCCGGGCAGATCCCCGTCTCGCGCGGGTCGGCCGCCGCGGGGGACAGTCTCAAGGCCGCGCACGAGGCGCTGCAGGCGGGCAAGATCGTCGTCATCTACCCCGAGGGCACCATCACCAAGGACCCGGCCGGCTGGCCGAAGGAGTCCTTCACCGGCGCCGCGCGGCTCGCGATCCAGAACGACGTGCCCGTGATCCCCATCGCCCGCTGGGGCACCAGTGAGCTCTTCAACGGCTACACCAAGAAGTTCAAGCCGTTCCCCCGCAAGACCATCACTCACCGCGTCGGCGACCCGCTCGACCTGTCGGCCTACCGCGAAGGCAGCGTCCGCAGCGCGTCGAAGCTGCGTGAGGTCACCAAGGTCATGATGGACGACGTGACCCGCCTGCTCGCCGAGATCCGCCACGAGGAACCGCCGTCGGAGAAGCCGGGGGACCCCGTCTGA
- the cofC gene encoding 2-phospho-L-lactate guanylyltransferase, with protein sequence MDVDLVVPMKHPRDGKSRLRGAVEPDHHPALVLALAADTLAAVVSAGRVRRVLLVAADPAAVAELAELGVEIIPEPPLGGLNEAFRHGEAQLRQDDPAAVVGALQADLPALRAGDLTAAITEAANRRAFVADRQGTGTTLLLSAPGAPLDPRFGLGSADAHRGSGAVPLRAPLATLRSDVDTADDLAYVRALGVGKHTAEACAVPR encoded by the coding sequence GTGGACGTTGACCTGGTCGTGCCGATGAAACACCCCCGCGACGGCAAGTCGCGGCTGCGTGGCGCGGTCGAACCGGACCACCACCCGGCACTGGTACTGGCGCTGGCCGCCGACACGCTCGCCGCCGTCGTCTCGGCTGGGCGGGTGCGGCGGGTGCTGCTGGTCGCGGCCGATCCGGCCGCCGTCGCCGAGCTGGCCGAGCTCGGCGTCGAAATCATCCCCGAACCCCCACTGGGAGGTCTCAACGAAGCTTTCCGCCACGGCGAAGCCCAGCTCCGGCAAGACGACCCCGCGGCCGTCGTGGGCGCCCTCCAAGCCGATCTCCCGGCCCTGCGCGCCGGCGATCTGACCGCGGCGATCACCGAAGCGGCCAACCGGCGGGCGTTCGTCGCCGACCGGCAAGGCACCGGCACCACCCTGCTGCTGTCCGCTCCGGGCGCCCCGCTCGACCCGCGCTTCGGGCTGGGCTCGGCGGACGCGCACCGCGGTTCCGGGGCCGTCCCCTTGCGGGCGCCGCTCGCCACCCTCCGCAGTGACGTCGACACCGCGGACGATCTCGCGTACGTGCGCGCTCTGGGTGTCGGAAAACACACGGCGGAAGCCTGTGCGGTACCGCGCTGA